Proteins encoded together in one Desulfobulbaceae bacterium window:
- a CDS encoding HyaD/HybD family hydrogenase maturation endopeptidase translates to MSALVLGVGNVLLGDEGIGIRVVEELQHNYAFADDVEILDGGTAGIELLRYIENRNLLIIVDAMAAERPPGTVFKVEGEDVPKRFMTKISPHQIGLSDLLAAGILSESIPKNIVLFGVEPEKLETGIYLSNSVTQSIDKIVSAILDELISAGYQAPSPKTSTVKSQFWP, encoded by the coding sequence ATGAGTGCTCTTGTTCTAGGTGTTGGCAATGTCTTACTCGGAGATGAAGGCATAGGAATTCGTGTAGTTGAAGAACTACAGCATAACTATGCCTTTGCCGATGACGTTGAAATTCTGGACGGCGGTACGGCTGGCATTGAGTTGCTTCGTTACATCGAAAACAGAAACCTGCTGATAATTGTTGATGCAATGGCAGCAGAGCGGCCACCCGGCACTGTCTTCAAGGTCGAGGGTGAAGATGTGCCCAAAAGATTTATGACGAAAATATCACCACACCAGATTGGTTTATCAGATTTATTAGCGGCTGGCATACTGTCTGAGAGCATACCAAAAAATATTGTTCTTTTTGGGGTAGAGCCGGAAAAGCTTGAAACTGGCATCTATCTTTCTAATTCTGTAACCCAAAGTATCGATAAAATTGTTTCCGCAATTCTTGATGAGTTGATATCAGCTGGCTATCAGGCCCCATCACCCAAAACATCTACAGTGAAATCACAATTCTGGCCCTGA
- a CDS encoding mechanosensitive ion channel family protein, producing the protein MVTIPQQLLELTALLTTIFNENIWLKRFLIILIYIVLAKAVDFFINKVLRYFVSKSKTELDDSLIEIFHNPVYWSVFFVGAFHALHLQPVPAPWQYILVSLFQSMILLVWAIAGLKALNIFFNRTTIEYILRRPLDNDAFNIGRKLIRIVAIIGIIVGILVVWDINLTPLFASAGIAGIAVAMAAKDSLANFFGGMSLFMDKTFKEGDYIVLDSGERGEIMDIGMRSTRLKTRDDVLITIPNSILANTKIINESAPVPLFRIRIPIGVAYGTDPDRVEQLLCSIATASSDVIEDPPPRARFRALGNSSIDFELLCWVAEPSLKGLITHNLLKEIYNKLYEEKITIPFPQQDVHLYKH; encoded by the coding sequence ATGGTTACTATCCCTCAGCAACTACTCGAACTTACAGCTCTCCTCACAACTATTTTTAATGAAAATATCTGGCTGAAACGTTTTTTGATTATCCTCATTTATATCGTTTTGGCCAAGGCGGTTGATTTTTTCATAAATAAAGTTTTGCGCTATTTCGTCAGTAAATCAAAAACGGAACTGGATGACAGCCTCATTGAAATCTTTCATAATCCGGTATATTGGAGCGTCTTTTTTGTTGGCGCCTTTCACGCCTTACATCTTCAACCAGTCCCGGCACCATGGCAATACATCTTAGTCTCCTTGTTCCAATCCATGATTCTTCTTGTCTGGGCAATAGCAGGACTAAAGGCTTTAAATATTTTTTTCAATCGTACCACTATTGAATATATTCTACGCAGACCGCTGGATAATGATGCCTTTAATATTGGCCGCAAACTTATCAGAATCGTCGCTATTATAGGTATTATTGTCGGCATTTTGGTCGTTTGGGACATAAACCTCACGCCACTCTTCGCGTCGGCAGGCATCGCAGGTATTGCAGTTGCCATGGCGGCAAAAGACTCTCTGGCTAATTTTTTTGGTGGGATGAGTCTTTTTATGGATAAAACCTTTAAAGAGGGTGACTATATTGTTCTAGACAGTGGTGAACGCGGTGAAATTATGGATATCGGCATGCGCTCTACACGGCTTAAAACCAGAGATGATGTTTTGATTACTATCCCAAATTCAATATTAGCTAACACTAAAATTATTAATGAAAGTGCACCCGTACCACTCTTCAGAATACGCATACCCATCGGTGTGGCATACGGCACCGACCCGGACCGGGTCGAACAACTTCTTTGTTCTATTGCCACTGCTAGTTCTGACGTTATTGAAGACCCCCCGCCCCGAGCTCGTTTCAGGGCCCTTGGGAATTCATCAATTGACTTTGAACTACTTTGCTGGGTCGCTGAGCCAAGCCTCAAGGGTCTGATTACGCATAATCTCCTCAAAGAGATCTACAACAAGTTATACGAAGAAAAGATCACGATTCCTTTTCCACAACAAGATGTTCACCTTTATAAACACTGA
- a CDS encoding chemotaxis protein CheW, with translation MSGSDSEFTTENCWSNIGLFSRARSCELLAEYGHCRNCPTYSAFGRRMLDRPLTDEYRAELTAVYSQTKSTELKHTKSAFIFRAGEEWLGISSNLIKEVVDMGPIHSIPHKISRVFRGLVNIRGRLELCVSIGGVLRIEPGKKHYNFTSPERLIVAEKSGQSIVFPVSQVHGPHHYDQTDVKPLPVTVSGSKAVYTKCILRMPNIDVGILDDTLLFRILARNLS, from the coding sequence ATGTCTGGATCTGATTCTGAGTTTACAACTGAAAACTGCTGGTCAAACATTGGTCTGTTTTCCCGCGCCCGCAGCTGTGAACTTCTCGCTGAATACGGTCACTGTAGGAATTGCCCGACCTACTCGGCATTCGGCAGACGTATGTTGGATCGACCACTTACTGACGAGTACCGAGCCGAATTAACCGCAGTATACAGCCAGACCAAAAGCACTGAGTTGAAACATACCAAATCAGCTTTTATTTTTAGGGCTGGTGAAGAGTGGCTTGGCATCAGCTCAAACCTTATCAAGGAAGTCGTCGACATGGGGCCTATTCACTCCATTCCCCATAAAATCAGTAGAGTTTTCAGGGGCTTAGTTAATATTCGAGGTCGTTTAGAATTATGCGTTTCCATAGGCGGCGTTTTACGAATTGAACCCGGCAAAAAACACTATAACTTCACATCACCTGAACGTCTGATTGTCGCCGAAAAATCAGGACAGAGCATTGTTTTTCCTGTAAGTCAGGTGCATGGCCCTCACCATTACGACCAGACCGATGTAAAACCCTTACCAGTCACAGTTTCTGGGTCAAAAGCTGTTTACACCAAATGCATTCTACGCATGCCCAATATTGATGTAGGAATCCTTGATGATACTCTTCTGTTTCGTATATTAGCCAGGAATCTTTCATGA
- a CDS encoding chemotaxis response regulator protein-glutamate methylesterase, which yields MKIGIVNDSIMATEILRRIVVSCPEHKLLWTAENGAEAIMHCNHHLPDLILMDLMMPVMDGIEATRRIMKQTPCPILIVTGSVTGNSSMVFEAMGVGALDVVATPVLAPNQADSSANELIRKIQIIGKLTGVDRKEKSSTNKTVPPRQTIKESTLIAIGASTGGPQALATVLSCLPINFPASVVVVQHMDQKFTSGLADWLNQQISLPVKIIINGERPQKSTVKIPSTDNHLIMSKTGTLNYSVDPVDNFYHPSVDVFFQSLNANWCGNIIGVILTGMGKDGAKGLLDIKENGHYTIAQDEETSVVYGMPKAAQLNGSAQEILPLEEIGPRLLALVKP from the coding sequence ATGAAAATCGGAATTGTAAACGACTCAATCATGGCCACTGAAATATTGCGCCGTATCGTTGTTTCATGTCCTGAGCATAAGTTACTGTGGACAGCAGAGAACGGTGCTGAGGCCATAATGCACTGCAATCATCACCTGCCAGACCTTATCCTGATGGATCTCATGATGCCTGTTATGGATGGAATCGAGGCCACCCGAAGAATAATGAAACAGACCCCTTGCCCAATATTGATTGTAACGGGAAGTGTTACCGGGAACTCTTCAATGGTGTTTGAGGCTATGGGTGTTGGTGCACTCGACGTCGTAGCAACCCCGGTTCTTGCCCCTAACCAGGCAGATAGCTCTGCCAATGAATTAATTCGCAAGATTCAAATCATCGGCAAATTGACTGGAGTTGATCGGAAAGAAAAATCCAGTACAAATAAAACAGTACCTCCCCGCCAGACAATCAAAGAAAGTACCCTGATTGCTATTGGCGCTTCGACTGGCGGACCACAAGCTCTGGCAACTGTCTTGTCATGTCTGCCCATTAACTTTCCCGCCTCAGTCGTTGTTGTTCAACACATGGATCAAAAATTCACTTCGGGTCTGGCTGACTGGTTAAACCAGCAGATTTCCCTGCCCGTTAAGATTATAATCAACGGTGAACGCCCTCAAAAATCAACGGTTAAAATTCCCTCAACCGACAATCACTTGATTATGTCAAAAACCGGCACACTGAACTACTCAGTTGATCCGGTCGATAACTTTTATCACCCTTCTGTCGATGTGTTTTTTCAATCATTAAACGCTAACTGGTGTGGTAATATTATTGGTGTTATATTGACTGGTATGGGAAAAGACGGTGCCAAAGGCCTCTTAGACATCAAGGAAAACGGCCATTACACCATAGCACAGGACGAAGAAACTTCCGTCGTTTATGGTATGCCAAAAGCGGCACAATTAAACGGTTCCGCCCAGGAGATATTGCCACTGGAAGAAATTGGCCCGAGACTTCTTGCTCTCGTTAAACCATAG
- a CDS encoding response regulator yields MSQNNHLNDMSLVELFQLETKSQCANLTNCISTLSIDSPGQTDFTAIQRAIHSIKGAARIVDLQRVISLTSAMEKVLQHSRDQLSSNIELQLCFEECVEQLSCLSQVNPDSIQETIVEHRHDFNRLIRFLEAFAPQSVASSSAPESTRQSKPTDSDNSSNIELFQIFKEDAENHIAILCDNLLEIEKNPTSYALLESSMRTVHSLKGAARVIELHPIVKLTHTMEDLFVAAQEKKLLLNSTQIDVLLTAVDFVKELTYVNKNQVESWLEKYSVKLDSIIKKIKKFLTQDTVEKRSDISSTVPTDSSESPSRPTQLSTASQNSDDTEQRANQPLKNRTLRISAHSISRMMGLAGEAMIESRWLPQFSDKLSRLRRLQDDTYYSIELIKKHLIESGKYTLLEESFTEISKKIGRCRQYLTNQMSDLEDHSVKGINLFHQLHREIINNRMQPLSEGLSGLPRLIRDLGRNQNKDIRFEVVGSGALVDRDILEKIESPLNHIVTNAIDHGIEPPAERKKLGKNPQATIRIEAKHVSGLLHITISDDGRGINFESIREAVIEKNLVSKTIGAALNEYELKEFLFLPSFTTKKTATKTSGRGVGLDVVHSSIREVRGSVQVFSVPGQGTYFELQLPLTLSLIRGIIAYINDEPYSFPLVNVKNVVRLPRSEIKEIGNRQYFITNNTRVGIIAAQQVLDLELRKSNNDILSIIVLESAQHTYGLLVDSFSGIKDLVTQPLNPVLGKLRSVSAAAIADDGTPILILDTHDMVLTMDKLISGERLKKIESDVNSKLTTNSKRILVVDDSVTVREVEKKILSDYGYHIEVAIDGLDAWEKIQKFPYDLIITDIDMPNMDGIELVGQVKDSPEFQNIPIIIVSYKDREIDKNRGLDAGADYYLTKSNFHNQTLIEATEDLIGSPLGGM; encoded by the coding sequence ATGAGTCAAAACAACCATTTGAACGACATGTCTCTGGTCGAATTGTTTCAACTGGAGACGAAAAGTCAGTGCGCGAATCTCACCAATTGCATCTCGACCTTATCAATTGACTCACCTGGACAAACTGATTTCACCGCCATACAGCGGGCGATCCACTCGATCAAGGGCGCAGCTCGAATTGTTGATCTTCAGAGAGTAATCTCACTGACCAGCGCAATGGAGAAAGTCCTACAACATAGTCGTGATCAACTGTCCAGCAATATTGAATTACAACTTTGTTTTGAAGAGTGTGTCGAACAGTTAAGCTGCCTTTCTCAAGTTAATCCCGATAGCATTCAGGAAACAATCGTCGAACATAGACATGATTTCAACAGGCTTATTCGATTTCTGGAAGCATTCGCGCCACAGTCTGTTGCCTCATCATCAGCGCCGGAATCTACTCGGCAAAGCAAGCCTACAGACTCTGACAACAGTTCAAATATTGAATTATTTCAGATATTTAAGGAGGATGCCGAAAATCACATTGCCATTCTTTGTGACAACTTACTGGAGATTGAAAAAAATCCTACCTCATACGCACTTTTAGAGTCCTCAATGCGTACGGTACACTCACTGAAAGGTGCTGCTCGTGTCATTGAGCTTCACCCCATTGTTAAACTGACTCATACCATGGAAGATCTGTTTGTTGCCGCTCAAGAAAAGAAACTTCTTTTGAATTCAACACAAATTGATGTGTTATTAACCGCTGTTGATTTCGTTAAAGAACTTACGTATGTCAACAAAAACCAGGTTGAATCCTGGCTGGAAAAATATTCAGTTAAACTTGATTCAATCATAAAAAAAATCAAGAAATTTCTTACCCAAGATACCGTTGAAAAAAGAAGCGATATTTCCAGCACCGTCCCGACAGACAGTTCCGAAAGCCCATCAAGACCCACACAGTTATCGACAGCGTCACAAAACTCTGATGACACAGAACAACGAGCAAACCAACCACTTAAAAACAGGACCCTGCGGATATCGGCGCACAGCATCAGCCGAATGATGGGTCTGGCCGGCGAGGCTATGATAGAGTCCCGCTGGCTTCCGCAATTTTCTGACAAGCTTTCCCGCTTAAGACGTTTACAAGACGATACCTATTACTCTATTGAACTTATAAAAAAGCATCTGATCGAGTCCGGCAAATACACCCTCCTTGAAGAAAGTTTCACAGAAATTTCAAAAAAAATCGGGCGTTGCCGGCAATATCTCACAAACCAGATGTCCGATCTCGAAGACCATTCGGTAAAAGGCATCAATCTCTTTCATCAGCTCCATCGCGAGATTATCAACAATAGAATGCAGCCACTTTCTGAAGGTCTTAGCGGTCTGCCACGACTTATACGTGATTTAGGCAGAAACCAAAACAAAGATATTCGCTTTGAAGTAGTTGGCTCTGGAGCCTTAGTTGACAGGGATATTTTAGAAAAAATTGAATCACCGTTAAACCATATCGTAACCAATGCTATCGACCATGGCATTGAACCTCCTGCCGAACGCAAAAAACTTGGCAAAAATCCACAGGCAACCATACGTATCGAAGCAAAACACGTTTCAGGTCTCCTTCACATAACGATTTCTGATGATGGCCGTGGAATAAACTTCGAATCTATCCGCGAAGCAGTAATCGAAAAAAATCTTGTTTCAAAAACCATTGGTGCCGCGCTCAATGAATACGAGCTTAAGGAGTTTTTATTTCTACCAAGTTTTACAACCAAGAAGACAGCTACGAAGACATCCGGCCGGGGAGTCGGCCTAGATGTCGTTCACAGCTCAATCCGTGAGGTCCGCGGTAGTGTCCAGGTGTTCAGCGTTCCGGGCCAAGGAACCTACTTTGAACTTCAACTCCCCCTTACCCTCTCTTTAATTCGTGGTATTATCGCTTACATTAATGATGAACCGTATTCGTTTCCACTGGTTAATGTAAAAAATGTTGTACGATTGCCTCGTAGTGAAATTAAAGAGATCGGCAACAGGCAATATTTCATCACCAATAATACAAGGGTTGGTATTATCGCTGCGCAACAGGTTCTTGATCTTGAATTACGCAAATCAAATAATGATATCCTTTCTATAATTGTACTTGAAAGCGCGCAGCATACTTACGGTCTCTTGGTGGACTCTTTCAGTGGCATTAAGGATCTGGTTACACAGCCACTGAACCCGGTTCTAGGAAAACTTAGAAGTGTCAGTGCGGCTGCTATTGCTGATGACGGAACGCCTATTTTAATACTTGATACCCATGATATGGTTCTTACCATGGACAAATTAATTTCAGGTGAACGTCTCAAGAAGATAGAATCAGATGTTAACTCAAAACTCACCACGAACAGTAAGCGTATTCTGGTGGTTGATGATTCGGTTACCGTTCGTGAAGTAGAGAAAAAAATCCTTTCTGATTATGGATATCACATCGAAGTTGCTATCGATGGCCTTGATGCCTGGGAAAAAATCCAGAAATTCCCTTATGATCTAATCATTACTGACATTGACATGCCGAACATGGATGGTATAGAGCTGGTGGGTCAGGTTAAAGATAGCCCTGAGTTTCAAAATATCCCCATCATCATAGTGTCATACAAGGATCGGGAAATTGATAAGAACAGGGGGCTCGATGCTGGTGCCGATTATTATCTTACGAAATCAAATTTCCATAATCAAACCTTGATCGAAGCAACGGAAGACCTGATCGGTAGCCCGTTGGGTGGTATGTAA
- a CDS encoding methyl-accepting chemotaxis protein, with protein MFNSLSVKFRLVAFIAMLLILLTFTGFFGIKAMKTSYNSLSSLYNNQVVPLDQLHRIDNTIQISVVGVVDKLLFEQITWEECLVRVVKAKTSIHNSWEELQRLQPTPSSTGTAGWLEPARNLIISTEEVLNSLTILLQAKDTSDLDTFSDNKLYPLADKYSEITNVLIHNRLAVVQEEYQHSQQRFSTARTSFIAIIVIGICVSCLLSFLLIQSINKPLKVFNEAMTHLMQGDLSRKISHRQNDEFALLFKGFNQMIDYLSALITDIERSGIQVTSSITEIAATIKQQETTVNEQAATSNEIAASTTEIAATAENLMATMNKVTDMAHNTAMAASQGHHRLTNINSIMRKMEESSVSILAKLSVLNEKATNIAGVTKTINKIADQTNLLSLNAAIEAEKAGEYGTGFSVVSSEIRRLADQTAVATFDIEQSVNEVQSAVASGVMNIEKFTDDVRRSFREVQISSNQISEVIEQVQALQAPIETVNEGIAAQSMGAKQISESVDQLNEAAQQTAESVGQTSTTIFNLNKAALILRDSVARFRLTSKDSGNQASSNNDTFIS; from the coding sequence ATGTTCAACTCACTTTCCGTAAAATTCCGGCTCGTAGCGTTTATAGCAATGCTGCTCATCTTACTCACTTTCACCGGTTTTTTTGGTATTAAGGCCATGAAGACCAGTTACAATTCCTTGTCGTCACTTTACAACAATCAGGTTGTTCCTCTCGACCAGCTCCATAGAATTGACAATACCATCCAGATAAGCGTCGTCGGTGTGGTCGACAAACTCCTGTTCGAACAAATTACCTGGGAAGAGTGCCTGGTAAGGGTTGTTAAAGCAAAAACCTCGATTCACAACAGTTGGGAAGAGCTCCAAAGGCTCCAACCGACTCCATCTTCAACTGGAACTGCTGGCTGGCTTGAACCGGCTCGCAATTTAATCATCAGCACTGAAGAGGTACTCAATTCACTTACAATTTTACTGCAAGCTAAAGACACCAGTGATCTTGACACCTTCTCAGACAACAAGCTCTATCCTCTGGCCGACAAATACTCAGAGATAACCAATGTTTTGATACACAACCGCTTAGCTGTTGTACAGGAAGAATATCAACATTCGCAGCAGCGGTTTTCCACGGCCAGAACATCATTTATAGCGATAATCGTTATTGGAATCTGTGTGTCCTGTCTTTTAAGTTTTCTACTCATTCAGAGCATTAACAAGCCATTGAAGGTTTTCAATGAGGCGATGACACACTTGATGCAAGGTGATTTATCGAGGAAAATATCCCACCGACAAAATGATGAATTTGCGCTTCTATTTAAGGGTTTTAATCAAATGATTGATTATCTTTCGGCGCTCATCACCGATATTGAACGATCCGGCATTCAAGTTACGAGCTCTATTACCGAAATCGCAGCCACTATCAAGCAGCAGGAAACAACTGTTAATGAACAGGCAGCCACCTCAAATGAAATCGCTGCTTCAACAACTGAAATTGCCGCAACTGCTGAGAACCTGATGGCCACCATGAATAAAGTTACCGACATGGCCCACAACACCGCCATGGCTGCCTCTCAAGGGCATCACCGTTTGACAAATATCAATTCAATAATGAGAAAAATGGAGGAGTCTTCCGTCTCAATTCTGGCTAAGCTTTCTGTGTTAAATGAAAAAGCGACCAATATCGCCGGTGTCACAAAAACAATTAATAAAATTGCCGATCAGACCAACCTTCTCTCGCTTAATGCCGCAATTGAGGCTGAAAAAGCTGGAGAGTATGGCACGGGATTTTCAGTAGTATCTTCTGAAATCAGACGCCTGGCAGACCAGACAGCCGTTGCCACTTTTGATATTGAGCAAAGTGTTAATGAGGTTCAATCGGCTGTTGCCAGCGGTGTAATGAACATTGAAAAGTTTACTGATGATGTCCGTCGAAGTTTCAGAGAGGTTCAGATCAGCTCTAACCAGATTTCTGAGGTGATTGAACAGGTTCAAGCCCTGCAAGCTCCGATTGAAACCGTAAATGAGGGCATCGCTGCCCAATCAATGGGGGCAAAACAGATAAGTGAATCAGTGGATCAGCTTAATGAAGCAGCTCAACAAACAGCCGAGTCAGTTGGTCAGACCAGCACCACGATTTTTAATCTGAACAAGGCGGCTCTTATTCTTAGAGATTCTGTCGCTCGATTTAGGCTCACCAGCAAGGATTCAGGCAATCAGGCATCGTCAAATAATGATACATTCATCTCCTGA
- a CDS encoding chemotaxis protein CheW: MLLLLFNTHKEQYAINCVHIVEVIPHLLLQPIPMTPLYVAGAVNYRGTALPVIDISQLIDGSPCTNLISTRIILIDIDFGLSGEKKTIGLLAEKVTQTVKTPKGWSPLQKKDGSLFIDSSAIGHEMVQWFEPSKMLPANLPQSLFMDSTQREDTL, translated from the coding sequence ATGTTACTCCTCTTATTCAATACTCATAAAGAGCAATATGCGATTAACTGTGTCCATATTGTCGAGGTGATTCCACACCTGCTTTTGCAGCCCATACCAATGACACCTCTATATGTTGCAGGAGCTGTAAACTACCGGGGAACTGCCCTGCCGGTAATCGATATCAGTCAACTGATTGACGGATCGCCCTGCACGAACCTTATCAGCACCCGTATTATTCTTATAGATATTGACTTTGGCCTTAGTGGAGAAAAAAAAACTATCGGACTTCTTGCCGAAAAGGTCACTCAAACTGTTAAGACACCTAAGGGCTGGTCTCCTCTTCAGAAAAAAGACGGTTCATTATTTATTGACTCCTCCGCTATCGGCCATGAAATGGTTCAATGGTTTGAGCCATCAAAAATGTTACCTGCCAACTTACCACAAAGCTTATTTATGGACAGCACGCAAAGGGAGGACACACTGTAG